A window of Staphylococcus sp. 17KM0847 contains these coding sequences:
- a CDS encoding Ohr family peroxiredoxin: MSIIYETTATNTGGRKGTVHTDDKALDLQITPPDKADGKATNPEQLFAAGYASCFNGAFDLILKRNKFRNAEPVVNLTVRLVDDSESESPKLEVAIHAQVKNMSQADAEKSLQEAHAFCPYSKAINGNVDVQLDVEVVA; this comes from the coding sequence ATGTCAATCATTTATGAAACAACTGCAACAAATACAGGTGGTCGTAAAGGCACTGTACACACAGACGATAAAGCCTTAGACTTACAAATTACACCACCAGATAAAGCAGACGGCAAAGCAACAAACCCTGAACAATTATTTGCAGCAGGCTATGCATCATGTTTCAACGGCGCATTTGATTTAATCTTAAAACGCAATAAATTCCGTAATGCTGAACCTGTTGTTAACTTAACAGTACGCTTAGTGGACGATTCAGAATCAGAAAGCCCAAAACTTGAAGTCGCTATTCATGCACAAGTTAAAAATATGTCACAGGCAGACGCTGAAAAATCATTACAAGAAGCGCATGCATTTTGCCCATATTCAAAAGCTATTAATGGAAACGTTGATGTACAGTTAGACGTCGAAGTTGTAGCATAA
- a CDS encoding D-2-hydroxyacid dehydrogenase, translated as MKKIKVFDVRVDEKQALQQWIERHQDEVEVVLTTDSFGGEHLTQLEDIDGISISQTTTFNDEYYPILTENGIYHIAQRSAGFDMYNLVAATASGVKISNVPSYSPQSIAEFAVTRTLALVRHTHRIDRNVALQDFTWDLAVQGRTVESLKIGVLGTGRIGSRVAKIFKGFGAKVYAYDIAPDPTLEGIVTYVDTLEALVKDIDVLTLHIPGSPENKYVVDEKILEQAKPGLFVINTARGIVLDTEALIRKLDDGTVAAAALDTYENEGAYFKNDWTNKPLGDPILSHLLERDDVIVSPHVAFYTDEAVQNLVDIPLDDVLSYINKHTAENIVNP; from the coding sequence ATGAAAAAGATCAAAGTATTTGATGTGAGAGTAGACGAAAAACAAGCATTGCAACAATGGATTGAACGCCATCAAGATGAGGTAGAAGTTGTTTTGACGACTGATTCTTTTGGTGGAGAACATTTGACACAGTTGGAAGATATTGATGGTATCAGTATTTCTCAGACAACGACATTCAATGATGAATATTATCCTATCTTAACTGAGAATGGTATTTATCATATTGCCCAACGTTCAGCGGGTTTTGATATGTATAATTTGGTGGCAGCAACGGCATCGGGTGTTAAAATATCTAATGTGCCAAGCTATTCACCTCAGTCTATTGCAGAGTTTGCAGTGACTCGAACATTAGCACTTGTTCGTCATACACATCGTATTGATCGTAATGTTGCACTTCAAGATTTTACATGGGATTTAGCAGTACAAGGACGAACAGTTGAGTCTTTAAAGATAGGTGTATTGGGGACAGGACGTATTGGTAGTCGCGTTGCAAAAATTTTTAAAGGGTTTGGTGCAAAAGTATATGCGTATGATATTGCTCCAGACCCTACGCTTGAAGGCATTGTGACCTATGTTGATACACTTGAAGCGTTAGTCAAAGATATTGATGTATTGACATTACATATCCCGGGATCTCCAGAAAATAAATATGTTGTAGACGAAAAGATTCTTGAACAAGCTAAACCGGGCTTATTTGTTATCAATACAGCTCGGGGTATCGTATTAGATACAGAGGCTTTGATTCGTAAATTAGATGATGGAACGGTGGCTGCTGCAGCATTAGATACGTATGAAAACGAAGGCGCTTATTTTAAAAATGACTGGACAAATAAACCACTAGGGGATCCAATATTAAGCCATTTGTTAGAACGTGATGATGTGATTGTTTCACCACATGTTGCATTTTATACAGATGAAGCTGTCCAAAACCTTGTTGATATTCCATTGGACGACGTATTATCCTATATCAATAAGCATACAGCCGAAAATATTGTCAATCCATAA
- the aroD gene encoding type I 3-dehydroquinate dehydratase translates to MKPKIVASLMPKHRMLTSDEVTQVVQNVSYFDILELRIDAIPSCDVTSVSEMMTTLKRIKSDIQVLVTYRSAQQGGKGLLDNNAYGELLEALSQVSTIDMIDVEWDFHYSDRQNLVQTIQAQDKNVVVSYHDFDKTPSIDELKKIYFHLSQMKGNYLKVAVMPNSRQDVLVLLQAISEASESLNQLVAGISMSELGIVTRIAQGTFGGALTFGALGSEAVAPGQIPVQQLIQAIQPYHLFD, encoded by the coding sequence GTGAAACCCAAAATTGTAGCAAGTTTAATGCCTAAACACCGTATGTTAACATCTGATGAAGTCACTCAAGTTGTACAAAATGTAAGTTATTTTGATATTTTAGAACTACGAATAGATGCAATACCGTCGTGTGATGTCACAAGCGTGTCAGAAATGATGACAACACTAAAACGGATAAAATCAGATATACAAGTGTTAGTAACGTATCGTAGTGCACAGCAGGGTGGGAAGGGATTATTAGATAATAATGCATATGGTGAGCTACTGGAGGCATTAAGCCAAGTGTCTACAATCGATATGATTGATGTAGAGTGGGATTTTCATTATTCTGATCGTCAAAATCTTGTGCAAACGATACAAGCACAAGACAAAAATGTCGTAGTGTCATATCATGATTTTGATAAGACACCATCCATCGATGAATTGAAGAAAATATATTTCCATCTATCTCAAATGAAGGGAAATTATCTTAAAGTTGCTGTAATGCCAAATAGTCGTCAAGATGTACTTGTATTATTGCAAGCTATCTCAGAGGCGAGTGAGTCTTTGAACCAGTTGGTTGCAGGGATTTCAATGTCTGAGTTAGGCATAGTGACAAGGATAGCACAAGGTACATTTGGTGGGGCATTAACATTTGGTGCATTAGGGAGCGAAGCAGTAGCGCCAGGACAAATCCCCGTCCAACAGCTCATACAAGCCATTCAACCGTATCATTTGTTTGATTAA
- a CDS encoding nitroreductase, translated as MELQDAIKYRRSIKKFKHDMHIDEVAVRQALVDAAEAPNHGMREPWRVVYVPKHKLGEMSRDISKYAFPRDHDKQQSHYDAVTKLGGFVAVIMKCDARQREENENYLAVGAFAQNLLLLLYEQGIGSCWKTPQYIFNPKIRQVFGVLPDERLVGFIYLTDLQEEDNTKHAVRQNRGLVTDYI; from the coding sequence ATGGAACTTCAAGACGCCATTAAGTATAGAAGAAGTATCAAGAAGTTCAAACATGATATGCACATTGACGAAGTAGCAGTACGTCAAGCATTAGTAGATGCAGCAGAAGCACCAAACCATGGTATGAGGGAGCCTTGGCGAGTCGTTTATGTACCTAAACATAAACTAGGTGAAATGAGTAGAGATATCTCGAAATATGCATTTCCAAGAGATCATGACAAACAACAAAGTCACTATGACGCGGTAACAAAGTTAGGTGGCTTTGTAGCAGTTATTATGAAGTGTGATGCACGTCAACGTGAAGAAAATGAAAATTATCTTGCAGTTGGTGCATTTGCCCAAAATTTATTGTTATTACTTTATGAACAAGGAATTGGTTCATGTTGGAAAACGCCACAATACATTTTTAATCCTAAAATTCGTCAAGTGTTTGGTGTTTTACCTGATGAACGTTTAGTTGGCTTTATCTATCTTACAGATTTACAAGAAGAGGATAATACTAAGCATGCAGTGCGTCAAAATAGAGGACTTGTGACAGATTACATTTAG
- a CDS encoding thioredoxin family protein, with product MKAIKDMNQFREVIQNTEPVIVKFEAGWCPDCKAMDMWIDPIVEKYSAYSWYTVNRDEVEEAAVENEVMGIPSILIFQDGKKLHHLHSANAKSPEQVESFLADSLGQ from the coding sequence ATGAAAGCCATTAAAGATATGAATCAATTTCGCGAGGTTATCCAAAATACTGAACCTGTAATTGTTAAATTTGAAGCAGGTTGGTGTCCAGATTGTAAAGCAATGGATATGTGGATTGACCCTATCGTTGAAAAATACAGTGCATACAGCTGGTATACTGTTAATCGCGATGAAGTAGAGGAAGCTGCTGTGGAAAATGAAGTGATGGGCATTCCAAGTATTTTAATCTTCCAAGATGGTAAAAAACTTCATCATTTACACTCTGCAAACGCAAAATCACCTGAACAAGTTGAATCTTTTTTAGCAGACAGTTTAGGTCAATAG
- a CDS encoding arsenate reductase family protein, whose translation MIKFYQYKNCTTCKKAAQFLTDHGVSFEPIDIVQHTPTQEEFREIVDKTGIEVKKLFNTHGAKYRELNLKDKLSDMSDEEKLELLASDGMLVKRPLAILGHKVTVGFKEDTYRDIWL comes from the coding sequence ATGATTAAATTTTATCAATACAAAAATTGTACGACTTGTAAAAAGGCAGCTCAGTTTTTGACAGATCATGGTGTAAGTTTTGAACCGATTGATATTGTTCAACATACACCAACACAAGAGGAATTTAGAGAAATCGTTGATAAAACAGGGATTGAAGTCAAAAAGTTGTTTAATACACATGGTGCAAAATATCGTGAATTAAATCTTAAAGATAAACTTTCAGATATGTCAGACGAAGAAAAATTAGAATTATTGGCTTCAGATGGCATGCTTGTTAAAAGACCGTTAGCCATTTTAGGTCATAAAGTCACAGTTGGCTTTAAAGAAGATACTTATCGTGATATATGGCTATAA
- the gcvH gene encoding glycine cleavage system protein GcvH — protein MAVPNELKYSKEHEWVKVEGNTAVIGITDFAQNELGDIVFVELPEVDDEVSEGDTFGSVESVKTVSELYSPVSGKVIEVNENLEDEPEAVNESPYENAWMVKVELSDESELDALMDAASYEAMIGE, from the coding sequence GTGGCAGTACCAAACGAACTAAAATATTCAAAAGAACATGAGTGGGTAAAAGTTGAAGGGAATACAGCAGTTATCGGTATTACTGACTTTGCACAAAATGAATTAGGCGATATCGTATTTGTTGAGCTTCCAGAAGTAGATGACGAAGTATCAGAAGGTGATACATTTGGTAGTGTTGAATCAGTAAAAACAGTATCAGAACTTTATTCTCCTGTATCTGGTAAAGTGATTGAAGTCAATGAAAATTTAGAAGATGAACCAGAAGCGGTAAACGAATCACCATATGAAAATGCTTGGATGGTTAAAGTTGAGTTAAGTGATGAGAGTGAATTAGATGCATTAATGGATGCAGCAAGTTACGAAGCAATGATCGGTGAATAA
- a CDS encoding thioredoxin family protein, with protein MTYNVERNVSIDINFDKAIHLIFGYTAMCGTCKVSERMLDIANDIVQLPIIKVDLNYYPEFNQAQSIQSVPVLLIMNYDQEVERLYAFRSVPFLLEKMKKVIDET; from the coding sequence ATGACATACAATGTAGAACGTAATGTATCAATAGATATAAACTTTGATAAAGCGATACACCTTATATTTGGCTATACAGCAATGTGTGGTACGTGCAAAGTATCTGAACGTATGTTGGATATTGCGAATGATATTGTTCAATTGCCAATAATAAAGGTGGATCTTAATTATTATCCTGAATTTAATCAAGCGCAGAGTATTCAATCTGTACCTGTATTATTAATTATGAACTATGATCAAGAGGTTGAACGACTCTATGCGTTTCGCTCTGTACCATTTTTATTAGAAAAAATGAAAAAAGTCATTGACGAAACTTGA
- a CDS encoding methionine ABC transporter ATP-binding protein — protein MIELKNIVKKYESKSKTVTAVDHVNLEIGKGTIYGIIGFSGAGKSTLVRLFNYLETPTSGDVIIGGDNIGTLDKQALRQKRQKVSMIFQHFNLLWSRTVLDNIKFPLEIAGVSKAEATHKAEELVKRVGLAGREHAYPSELSGGQKQRVGIARALANDPEVLLCDEATSALDPQTTDEILDLLLQLKKEQNLTIIIITHEMHVIRRVCDEVAVMENGRVIEHGEVSEVFENPQHQVTRRFVQEDLQPEDDFNSIINSLKLEANDCIVKLIFAGENTMQPVVSYIAQKHHVAVNILEGNIKHSKSGSVGFLLVHIPDISGDRFNQLKQDLIAQNIQVEVIEHG, from the coding sequence ATGATTGAGCTAAAGAATATTGTTAAAAAATATGAAAGCAAGTCGAAAACAGTTACTGCGGTAGATCATGTCAACTTGGAGATTGGCAAAGGAACGATCTATGGTATTATCGGTTTTTCTGGAGCTGGTAAAAGTACACTCGTTCGACTCTTTAACTATTTAGAGACACCGACTTCGGGTGACGTTATTATCGGTGGCGATAATATTGGTACATTAGATAAACAGGCATTACGCCAAAAAAGACAAAAAGTAAGTATGATTTTCCAACATTTTAACTTACTATGGTCAAGAACTGTTTTAGATAATATTAAGTTTCCGCTGGAGATAGCTGGTGTATCAAAAGCTGAGGCAACACACAAAGCAGAAGAGTTAGTCAAAAGAGTAGGACTAGCAGGACGTGAACATGCCTACCCGTCAGAACTTTCGGGAGGACAGAAGCAACGTGTGGGTATTGCAAGAGCATTGGCAAATGATCCAGAGGTTTTGCTTTGTGATGAGGCAACCAGTGCATTAGACCCACAAACAACAGATGAAATATTGGATTTATTGTTGCAACTTAAAAAAGAACAAAACTTAACAATTATTATTATTACACATGAGATGCATGTTATTCGTCGTGTATGTGATGAAGTAGCCGTAATGGAAAATGGACGTGTTATTGAACATGGAGAAGTATCAGAAGTTTTTGAAAATCCACAACATCAAGTGACGCGTCGATTCGTACAAGAAGATTTACAACCAGAAGACGATTTTAATAGCATTATTAATTCGTTAAAACTCGAGGCAAATGATTGTATTGTTAAGTTAATATTCGCTGGTGAAAATACGATGCAGCCAGTCGTATCTTATATTGCACAAAAACATCATGTTGCAGTTAATATTTTGGAAGGTAATATTAAGCATTCTAAATCTGGGTCTGTTGGATTTTTACTTGTACACATTCCGGACATTTCAGGTGATCGCTTTAATCAATTAAAACAAGATTTAATTGCACAAAACATTCAAGTAGAGGTGATCGAGCATGGGTAA
- a CDS encoding methionine ABC transporter permease encodes MGKSFSEILQEMITMPNVRWPDVWIATYETLYMTVISTAFSFVLGLVLGVILFLTSKSKSKVGRLFYSIVSFFVNLFRAIPFIILILLLIPFTSLLLGTISGPTGALPALIIGASPFYGRLVEIALKEIDKGVIEAARSMGSTTWTTILKVLIPESLPALISGITVTAIALVGSTAVAGVIGAGGLGNLAYLTGFTRNQNDVILVSTILILVIVFVIQFLGDWFTNKIDKR; translated from the coding sequence ATGGGTAAAAGTTTCAGTGAAATATTACAAGAGATGATTACGATGCCGAATGTTCGTTGGCCTGATGTATGGATAGCTACATATGAAACATTATATATGACGGTTATTTCAACAGCTTTCTCATTTGTTTTAGGATTAGTATTAGGTGTTATTTTGTTTTTGACATCTAAAAGTAAATCAAAAGTTGGACGCCTGTTTTATAGTATTGTATCGTTCTTTGTTAACTTATTCCGTGCGATTCCATTTATTATTTTGATTCTATTACTTATTCCATTTACAAGTTTGTTACTTGGTACGATTAGTGGTCCTACGGGTGCACTACCAGCACTTATTATTGGCGCTTCTCCGTTTTATGGTCGCTTAGTTGAAATCGCATTAAAAGAAATCGACAAAGGTGTTATTGAAGCTGCACGTTCAATGGGTTCGACAACATGGACAACCATCTTAAAAGTGCTTATACCAGAGTCATTACCTGCTTTAATTTCAGGTATTACGGTAACAGCTATTGCCTTAGTAGGTTCGACAGCAGTAGCCGGTGTTATCGGTGCAGGAGGTCTGGGTAACTTAGCATACTTAACCGGTTTTACACGAAATCAAAATGATGTCATTTTAGTTTCAACCATTCTTATTTTAGTCATCGTTTTTGTAATTCAGTTTCTTGGAGATTGGTTTACAAATAAAATAGATAAACGATAA
- a CDS encoding MetQ/NlpA family ABC transporter substrate-binding protein produces MKRILSVALIFVLTVALAACGNKEEKNDKKIEVGASPAPHAEILEEAKPLLKDKGYDLEIKTINDYTTPNKLLDAGELDANFFQHTPYLDTEKKDKKYKIESAGNVHLEPMAVYSQKYDSLKDLPDGAEIFVSNNPAEQGRFLKFFVDEGLIKIKDGVKIQDATFDDIVENKKNIKFNSKQAAEFLPKTYQNNEGDAVIINSNFAIEQKLNPQKDSIAVENGKDNPYANLIAVQEGHKNDEKIKALMEVLQSKDIQDFITKKYDGAVTPAK; encoded by the coding sequence ATGAAAAGAATTTTATCCGTTGCACTTATTTTTGTTTTAACGGTTGCACTTGCTGCTTGTGGAAACAAAGAAGAGAAAAATGACAAAAAGATTGAAGTGGGTGCTTCGCCAGCACCACACGCTGAAATTTTAGAGGAAGCTAAACCATTGTTGAAAGATAAAGGTTATGATTTAGAAATTAAAACAATTAATGATTATACAACACCGAACAAATTGTTGGATGCAGGTGAATTGGATGCGAACTTTTTCCAACACACACCTTATTTAGATACTGAGAAAAAAGATAAAAAGTATAAAATCGAATCAGCAGGCAATGTACATTTAGAACCAATGGCTGTTTATTCACAAAAATATGATAGCTTAAAAGATTTACCGGATGGGGCTGAAATTTTTGTATCAAACAATCCAGCTGAACAAGGACGTTTCCTTAAGTTCTTTGTGGATGAAGGGTTAATTAAAATAAAAGATGGCGTTAAAATCCAAGACGCTACATTTGATGATATCGTAGAAAACAAAAAGAATATTAAGTTTAATAGTAAGCAAGCTGCAGAATTTTTACCTAAGACATATCAAAATAATGAAGGGGATGCAGTGATTATCAACTCTAACTTTGCGATTGAGCAAAAGTTAAACCCACAAAAAGATTCTATTGCAGTTGAAAATGGGAAAGATAATCCATATGCGAACTTAATCGCAGTACAAGAAGGTCACAAAAACGATGAAAAAATCAAAGCATTGATGGAAGTTTTACAATCTAAAGACATTCAAGACTTCATCACTAAAAAGTATGATGGTGCTGTAACGCCAGCGAAATAA
- a CDS encoding MetQ/NlpA family ABC transporter substrate-binding protein, producing MRKIALMITGIAALLLVLAGCGNTKEANKEDKKIVVAATPTPHGEVVKKAGEILKKDGYDVEVREVNDYKIPNKLLDKGDVDANMFQHVPYLKAEQKSHGYQIEEVGKVLTTPMGVYSKKHKSLKDLPDGAKIYISNNPAEEGRFLSFFVKEGLIKIKDGVKIEDAKLDDIVENKKHLEFDNQQGAEFLPKTYNNNEGDAVIMNSNYAIDNGLKPLKDSIAVEDESSPFANILAVQKGHKDDKKFQDLIKALQSDEVRDYINEEFDGAVIPAK from the coding sequence ATGAGAAAGATAGCATTGATGATAACAGGGATTGCAGCGTTACTACTTGTGTTAGCAGGGTGCGGTAATACGAAAGAAGCAAATAAAGAAGACAAGAAAATCGTCGTTGCGGCAACACCAACGCCACACGGTGAAGTAGTTAAAAAAGCAGGGGAAATATTGAAAAAAGACGGCTATGATGTAGAAGTGAGAGAAGTGAACGACTACAAAATTCCGAACAAACTTTTGGACAAAGGGGACGTCGATGCGAATATGTTCCAACACGTGCCATACTTAAAGGCCGAGCAAAAATCGCACGGCTATCAAATTGAAGAGGTGGGCAAAGTGTTGACAACGCCAATGGGTGTCTATAGTAAAAAGCACAAAAGCTTGAAAGACTTGCCAGATGGCGCCAAAATTTACATTTCAAACAATCCAGCTGAAGAAGGACGCTTTTTATCATTTTTCGTTAAAGAAGGTCTCATCAAAATTAAAGACGGCGTCAAAATTGAAGATGCCAAGCTAGACGATATTGTCGAAAACAAAAAGCATTTGGAGTTCGATAATCAACAAGGCGCAGAGTTTTTGCCAAAAACATACAATAACAATGAAGGTGATGCGGTCATTATGAACTCAAACTATGCGATTGATAATGGCTTGAAACCATTGAAAGATAGCATTGCCGTTGAAGATGAGTCTTCACCATTTGCCAATATTTTAGCTGTACAAAAAGGGCACAAAGACGACAAAAAATTCCAAGACTTGATCAAAGCATTGCAATCCGATGAAGTGCGTGACTATATCAATGAAGAATTTGACGGTGCCGTAATTCCAGCGAAATAA
- a CDS encoding Abi family protein, which translates to MEEKKYRSHRKRLELLRNRRMSIPINSSKERNIIKKYNYYTLVNGYKDPFLVNRRDYPADYPQNEDLYIRGTNPSHLEALLNCDNNLRNIFLKRLLFIEEEIKNAIVESFYDYYSKNLTSKHKKDNLHRENEYLRRDYYDLNNNKKKIIMYKSGKIKIFDSEFSDIPSDKPIKNCKKGEIKRVNQYEEFVSNVYGTISRQRNKKQSLKYYLDNHRYIPMWVLVQVLTFGNISKMFDIQIFEVRKQIVNILNLNSGNLNLNENFHTISNIFNILNIYRNISAHGERLFCTSTKIEIDDDYQKFSLLLPGYNRVERCHKRNVELYAREFTTLQRRKNGLFKLIFCISLFLNKTELKKLVKEIKKELKDLESVLKSTSYNNVLFMMGLDFDWEERLLNR; encoded by the coding sequence ATGGAGGAGAAAAAATATCGAAGTCATCGTAAAAGACTTGAATTATTAAGAAATAGAAGAATGAGTATACCAATTAATTCGAGTAAAGAAAGAAATATTATAAAAAAATATAACTATTATACTTTGGTTAATGGGTACAAAGATCCCTTTTTGGTTAATAGAAGAGATTATCCTGCAGATTATCCTCAAAATGAAGATTTATACATAAGGGGTACAAATCCATCGCATTTAGAGGCGCTATTAAATTGTGACAATAATTTAAGAAATATATTTTTAAAAAGATTATTATTTATAGAAGAAGAAATTAAGAACGCTATAGTGGAATCTTTTTATGACTACTATTCGAAAAACCTAACAAGCAAACACAAAAAAGATAATTTACATAGAGAAAATGAGTATTTAAGAAGAGATTATTATGATTTAAATAATAATAAAAAGAAAATAATAATGTATAAAAGCGGGAAAATAAAGATTTTTGATTCTGAATTTAGTGATATTCCATCAGATAAACCTATAAAAAATTGCAAAAAAGGGGAAATTAAAAGAGTAAATCAATATGAAGAATTTGTTTCTAATGTGTATGGAACAATAAGCAGGCAAAGAAACAAAAAACAGTCTTTGAAATATTATTTAGATAACCATAGATATATACCTATGTGGGTGCTTGTTCAAGTATTAACATTCGGAAATATATCGAAAATGTTTGATATCCAAATATTTGAAGTTCGAAAACAAATTGTAAATATACTTAATTTGAATAGCGGAAATTTAAACTTGAATGAAAATTTCCATACAATTTCCAACATATTTAATATTTTGAACATTTATAGGAATATTAGTGCTCACGGTGAAAGGCTTTTTTGTACATCTACTAAAATTGAAATTGATGATGATTATCAAAAATTCAGTTTATTATTACCAGGTTATAATAGAGTGGAACGTTGTCATAAAAGGAACGTAGAATTATATGCTCGAGAATTCACTACTTTACAAAGAAGAAAAAATGGTCTGTTCAAACTTATTTTTTGTATAAGTCTTTTTTTAAACAAAACTGAATTGAAAAAACTAGTTAAAGAAATAAAAAAAGAATTAAAAGATTTAGAAAGTGTTTTAAAATCAACTAGTTATAATAATGTTTTGTTTATGATGGGGTTGGATTTTGATTGGGAAGAAAGGTTATTAAATCGTTAA
- a CDS encoding DUF368 domain-containing protein — translation MSKFKLSNIPRGFAMGISDLIPGVSGGTIALLLGIYDDFIASVSGIFSKNFKKSFSFLLPIVIGMGLAIGILSSVINYLLAAHEVPTMFFFFGLILGVIPFLLRISKVKQTFTIRHWLIMIISIVLLGAMAFFKGDTTHGAPSYIDLSMPMLFKYFIAGICASSAMLLPGISGSFILLLFGVYSTVTYSISEIVRLNFAALPVIMTVGLGVVTGFLIASKLITYLLQHYTFMTYAAILGLVIGSLFSVYPGLPTSPLTWLVSIVTLGLGFVISYILGIFTKD, via the coding sequence ATGTCTAAATTCAAACTTTCAAACATTCCTCGTGGCTTTGCAATGGGGATTAGTGATTTAATTCCGGGAGTGAGTGGTGGTACAATCGCACTACTTCTCGGTATATATGATGACTTTATCGCATCAGTCAGCGGTATATTTTCCAAAAACTTTAAAAAGAGCTTTTCTTTTTTACTTCCTATTGTAATTGGAATGGGCTTAGCAATAGGTATTTTAAGCAGTGTTATTAACTATCTGCTTGCAGCTCATGAAGTACCGACTATGTTCTTTTTCTTTGGTCTCATCTTAGGCGTCATCCCTTTTTTACTCCGGATTTCCAAAGTCAAACAAACATTTACAATCCGACATTGGTTGATTATGATTATCTCTATTGTCCTTTTAGGTGCAATGGCTTTTTTCAAAGGTGACACTACTCACGGTGCTCCATCATATATTGATTTATCGATGCCTATGTTATTTAAATACTTTATTGCTGGAATATGCGCCTCTAGTGCGATGTTGTTACCTGGTATTTCAGGATCATTCATTCTATTACTTTTCGGCGTTTATAGTACAGTCACTTATTCAATTTCAGAGATAGTTCGGTTGAACTTTGCAGCTCTACCTGTCATTATGACAGTCGGTTTAGGTGTTGTGACCGGTTTTCTTATTGCAAGTAAACTGATCACCTACTTATTACAGCACTATACTTTTATGACATACGCCGCGATTTTAGGGCTCGTCATCGGCTCCTTGTTTTCCGTTTATCCCGGACTGCCTACTAGCCCACTCACTTGGCTGGTGTCGATCGTAACACTCGGTCTAGGTTTTGTGATCAGCTATATTCTTGGCATCTTCACAAAAGATTGA
- the sufC gene encoding Fe-S cluster assembly ATPase SufC, translating to MPSVLEIKDLHVSIDDKEILKGVNLTINTGEIHAIMGPNGTGKSTLSSAIMGHPSFEITKGEVLLDGVNVLELEVDERAKAGLFLAMQYPSEITGVTNADFMRSAINAQREEGQEINLMQFIKKLDKQMDFLEMDKDMAQRYLNEGFSGGEKKRNEILQLMMLQPKFAILDEIDSGLDIDALKVVSKGINEMRGDEFGSLIITHYQRLLNYITPDQVHVMYNGIIVKTGGAELAKRLEEEGYEWVKEEYEAVQANQ from the coding sequence ATGCCATCAGTATTAGAAATTAAAGATTTACACGTATCTATAGATGATAAAGAAATCTTAAAAGGTGTTAACTTAACGATTAACACGGGTGAAATTCATGCGATTATGGGGCCGAATGGTACAGGTAAGTCCACTTTATCTTCTGCGATTATGGGTCATCCATCATTTGAAATTACAAAAGGTGAAGTATTGTTAGATGGTGTCAATGTACTTGAGTTAGAAGTGGATGAGCGTGCAAAAGCAGGCTTATTTTTAGCGATGCAATATCCATCAGAAATCACAGGTGTGACTAATGCTGACTTTATGCGTTCAGCAATCAATGCACAACGTGAAGAAGGCCAAGAAATTAACTTGATGCAATTCATCAAAAAGTTAGATAAACAAATGGACTTTTTAGAGATGGATAAAGATATGGCACAACGCTATTTAAATGAAGGTTTCTCAGGTGGGGAGAAGAAACGTAACGAAATTTTACAACTCATGATGCTACAACCTAAGTTTGCAATTCTTGACGAAATTGACTCAGGGCTTGATATCGATGCTTTAAAAGTTGTGTCTAAAGGTATCAACGAAATGCGTGGAGATGAGTTTGGTTCATTAATTATTACGCACTATCAGCGCTTGTTAAACTACATCACACCTGACCAAGTACACGTAATGTATAACGGAATCATCGTAAAAACGGGTGGTGCAGAGTTAGCAAAACGTTTAGAAGAAGAAGGTTACGAGTGGGTTAAAGAAGAATACGAAGCAGTACAAGCTAACCAATAA